Proteins encoded together in one Corynebacterium liangguodongii window:
- a CDS encoding hotdog fold domain-containing protein, whose product MTNAPATPPTSQIARLWEKSSGSPIKRGLFSAMYALKAPYFRTVLPRIQELVPGSHCTVRIPQWWGVNDHIGTFHAIAALNGAEAAMGLLAEATVPPTHRWIPRGMRADYPAKSTGGLTVTATADWPEYSSITRETGGQLVTIACTLVDDSGTVPVTAEIDIWVSAKK is encoded by the coding sequence ATGACAAACGCCCCAGCTACGCCCCCGACCAGCCAGATCGCCCGCCTGTGGGAGAAGTCCTCCGGCTCGCCCATTAAACGCGGGCTGTTCTCCGCAATGTACGCGCTCAAGGCGCCGTACTTCCGCACGGTGTTGCCCCGCATCCAGGAGCTTGTCCCGGGCAGCCACTGCACCGTACGCATTCCACAATGGTGGGGCGTGAATGACCACATCGGCACCTTCCACGCTATCGCTGCCCTCAACGGCGCGGAGGCCGCGATGGGGCTTCTCGCGGAAGCGACCGTGCCCCCAACGCACCGCTGGATCCCCCGCGGGATGCGCGCGGACTACCCCGCGAAGTCCACCGGGGGCCTCACCGTGACGGCTACGGCAGACTGGCCTGAGTACTCCTCCATCACGCGCGAGACGGGCGGGCAGCTCGTCACCATCGCATGCACGCTTGTCGACGACTCCGGAACCGTCCCGGTCACTGCCGAGATCGACATCTGGGTCAGCGCGAAGAAGTAA
- a CDS encoding alpha/beta hydrolase: protein MVSKKFVAIAAVASAAALATIALRPKSATRTETDTVDDSVAIDEAAVGTILKQEELPAERIISAPNGAKTLRVTYGARNAHGTPIAVTGLVTFPVGEAPQGGWPVLSWAHGTTGITRQAAPSLAIDTHPDHEAFELVVEDYLQVWLDKGFAVIQPDYEGLGTTGNGTYMDRHSLASSVNEMVRATREKFGFAETWYNTGWSQGGFAAVSAASAENVATGLVKTLAIAPGDTFVPATEIPAEVAKEMAAGIDEENLAYSAFALQGAMNFNPAIRADDFLSEEGKKVMDFASKVCLTTFKEENTTPGKDIFNDAPTLTPLLEHLAANSMAKMYPKTPVVIFSSEDDEIINFEQISAGAKALQGNDGTDVTFEVRTGEGHRDMVRRAIEDQTPFVPELQDGPGK from the coding sequence ATGGTTTCGAAGAAATTTGTTGCTATCGCGGCTGTGGCATCCGCGGCTGCCCTCGCCACGATTGCGCTGCGGCCGAAGAGCGCTACCCGCACTGAGACCGATACGGTGGATGATTCGGTCGCCATCGACGAGGCGGCCGTAGGCACCATCCTCAAGCAGGAAGAGCTTCCCGCAGAGAGGATTATCTCCGCTCCCAACGGAGCGAAGACCCTTCGAGTGACCTACGGTGCCCGCAACGCCCACGGCACCCCGATCGCCGTGACCGGGCTCGTGACCTTCCCCGTCGGAGAGGCGCCGCAGGGCGGCTGGCCGGTGCTGAGCTGGGCGCACGGCACGACCGGAATTACGAGGCAGGCCGCGCCCTCCCTCGCCATTGACACGCACCCCGACCACGAGGCGTTTGAACTCGTGGTCGAGGACTACCTGCAGGTCTGGCTGGATAAGGGCTTCGCGGTGATTCAGCCCGATTACGAGGGCCTGGGCACCACGGGCAATGGCACCTACATGGACCGGCACTCCCTGGCCTCGTCCGTCAACGAGATGGTGCGCGCGACGCGGGAGAAGTTCGGCTTCGCCGAGACCTGGTACAACACGGGGTGGAGCCAGGGCGGGTTCGCCGCGGTCTCCGCGGCCTCTGCCGAGAACGTCGCAACGGGATTGGTCAAGACCCTCGCGATCGCGCCGGGCGATACCTTCGTGCCGGCGACGGAGATCCCGGCCGAGGTGGCCAAGGAGATGGCGGCGGGCATCGACGAGGAAAATCTCGCCTACTCCGCGTTCGCCCTTCAGGGAGCGATGAACTTTAACCCGGCGATCCGCGCCGATGATTTCCTCAGCGAGGAAGGAAAGAAGGTCATGGACTTCGCCTCGAAGGTGTGCCTGACCACCTTCAAGGAGGAAAACACGACCCCCGGCAAGGACATTTTTAACGACGCCCCCACGCTCACCCCACTGCTCGAGCACCTCGCGGCGAACTCTATGGCGAAGATGTACCCGAAGACCCCGGTTGTCATCTTCAGCAGCGAAGACGACGAAATCATCAACTTCGAGCAGATCAGCGCCGGGGCGAAGGCACTCCAGGGCAACGACGGCACCGACGTCACCTTCGAGGTGCGCACGGGCGAGGGCCACCGCGACATGGTGCGCCGCGCCATCGAAGACCAGACCCCGTTCGTCCCCGAGCTGCAGGATGGCCCCGGAAAATAA
- a CDS encoding DUF4395 family protein, protein MTLGGLAAAQVTLLLLILAASAEAFLGFCAGCWIYRHGQRAGIIPPDACETCAM, encoded by the coding sequence ATGACGCTCGGGGGCCTTGCCGCGGCGCAGGTCACGCTGTTGTTGCTCATCCTGGCCGCCTCCGCCGAGGCTTTCCTCGGGTTCTGTGCGGGCTGCTGGATCTACCGCCACGGCCAGCGCGCCGGAATCATCCCACCGGATGCGTGCGAGACCTGCGCGATGTAG